The region GGCAAGGTCGGCGATTCCCTGCGCGAGAACATCGAGGACGTCAAGCGGAACCGGCGCCTGAACCGCCTCCTGCGGGACCTGGACCTGCCGGTGGACCTCGAGGCCATGGCCGCCCAGCGGCCGGACCGGGAGGCCATTGAGGAACTCTTTGACGCCCTTCAGTTCAACGCGCTGCGCAAGCGGCTCTTCGACGTCTACGGGGAAGATGAGGGCGAGGCCGCCGCGCACGCCGAAGTGCCCGCCCCTGAACACAGCATCATCACCGATGCCGGGGAATTGGACAGCTGGTTCCGTGCCGCCAACCAGGCCCGCACTGCCGTGCAGTTGGTGACGGAGGGTGCCGCCGGGGCACGCGACGTCGTCGGCATTGCCCTGGTGACGGACGCATCGGCCGCCTACGTGCCGCTCACCGAGCTCGACAGCGCCGCCGAGCAGGTGCTGGCGGACTGGCTGGCAGACCTTGACGCGCCCAAGGTGGTCCACGATTTCAAGGAGGCTTACAAGGCATTGGCTGCCCGCGGCCTCCACCTGGCCGGCGAGGTCGATGACACCGCCATCTCCGGCTACCTGATCCAGCCGGACCGCCGCAGCTATGAGCTGGCGGACCTGGCGCAGTACCACCTGAAGATGAACATTGTGCCCGCGGCGGCCGCCAGCAACCAGCTGGAACTGTCCCTCGGGGACGAAGACGCGGCAACACCCGCCGTGTCCAAGGCGTTTGCCGCCCTGCGGCTGAGCGAGCACTTCGCCGGCCAGCTCGTGGAGCGCGGCGCCAACCAGCTCCTCGGCGGACTGGAACTGCCGCTGTCCGAGGTCCTCGCGGAAATGGAACTCGCCGGCATTGCGGTGTCCTCGGAGAAGCTGGACCGGCTGCTGGACGATTTCAGCGCCACCATCACCCGTGCGAGCGAGGAAGCCTTCCGGATCATCGGCAAGGAGATCAACCTCGGCTCCCCGAAGCAGCTGCAGGCCGTCCTCTTCGACGAACTCGGCCTGCCGAAGACCAAGAAGATCAAGACCGGGTACTCCACGGACGCCGATGCGCTGACGGACCTGATCGTGAAGACCGGACATCCGTTCCTGGAGCAGCTGCTCGCCTTCCGCGACGCGTCCAAGCTGCGCTCCACCGTCGAGGGCCTGCGGAAGTCCGTTGCCGACGACGGCCGCATCCATACCACCTACGCCCAGACAGTGGCCGCCACCGGACGGCTGTCCTCAGTGAACCCGAACCTGCAGAACATCCCGATCCGATCCGAAGAGGGCCGCCGCATCCGCGAGGTCTTCGTGGTCGGCGAGGGCTACGATTCGCTGCTCACCGCGGACTACTCGCAGATCGAAATGCGGATCATGGCCCATCTCTCCGGCGACGAAGGGCTGATCTCCGCTTTCCAGGCGGGCGAGGACCTGCACCGGTTCGTCGGGTCGCACGTGTTCAACGTGGCCCCTGAAGAGGTCACCAGCGCCATGCGGTCCAAGGTCAAGGCGATGTCCTACGGCCTGGTCTACGGCCTGAGCTCCTTCGGCCTGTCCAAGCAGCTGGCCATCCCGGTGGACGAGGCCCGGACCCTGATCCGTGACTACTTCGAGCGGTTCGGTGCCGTGCGTGACTACCTGCGCGGCGTCGTCGAGCAGGCCCGCAAGGACGGCTTCACCTCCACCATCGAGGGCCGCCGCCGTTACCTGCCGGACCTGTCCAGCGACAACCGGCAGCTCCGCGAAATGGCCGAACGGGCCGCACTCAATGCCCCCATCCAGGGATCCGCGGCGGACATCATCAAGAAGGCCATGCTCGGCGTGGACAGCGAGCTGAAGGCGCAGGGGCTGAAATCCCGGATGCTGCTGCAGGTCCATGATGAACTGGTCCTCGAAGTCGCCGCCGGGGAGCGGGACGCGGTGGAGAAGCTGGTGCGGGAGCAGATGGGTTCCGCGGCGGACCTGTCCGTTCCGCTGGATGTCTCCGTCGGCGAGGGGATCAGCTGGCACGAGGCCGGGCACTAGGCACTACCGCCGAAACTGCCGCCTAGACACAGGGGGAACCATGGATACGGACCACAGCACGGACTGCACGGACAGCACGGCGGACGGGCTGCGGTTCGCTTCCTTCCCTGCCGGCTACGACGCCGCGGACCCGGGCAAAGCCGACGAACGGACCGCCAGGTGGTTCGACGCCGTCAACTTGGGTTTCCACGAGGACCGCACCAAAGCGGAGGGGCTGCCTGCCCAAGTGGACGGCTACCGGCGGGACGGCCGCGTCCTGACCGCGGTGTACGACGACGGCCTGCCGGAGTATGCCTGGGATCCGGCCGTGCCTGTGGCCACCTACGGGACCATGGTCAATGACCTGAATGTCGGGGGAAGTGAACTGCTGCCCGCGCACCTGGTCACGGCGGTCACCGTCCGTCCCACGCACCGGCGCCGGGGCATCCTGCGGCGGATGATTACCGCGGACCTCACCCGGGCCAAAGACTCCGGCCTGGCGTTGGCCGCCCTCACCGCGTCGGAAGCAACCATTTACGGGCGCTTCGGGTTCGGGGCCGCCACCTCCACCGCCGGCGTCGAACTGGACACCCGCGGCGGCCTCGAATTCGCCGCCCCGCCGCGCGGCAGTATCGCGATTGCCGACGCCGACAAGCTCCGGGGGCTGGCGCCGGAAATCTTCCGGGCCCACCTGGAACGCACCTTCGGTGCCCTGGGCCGGCAGTATGCGTACGCCATGCGTGCCGCGGGAGAGTGGAGCGGGGAAAACACGCAACCGGACCTGGCCGTGCGCGGTGTTCTCCGCTACAACGCAGACGGCGTCCCGGACGGCTATGCGGCCTACAAGTCGCTGGGCTGGCAGAACGAGCCGCACACAGTGAAGGTCACCGACCTGGTGGCTGCCAGCGACGAGGCCTACCGCGAACTCTGGCGCTACCTAGGATCCATTGACCTGGTGGACCGGCTGTCCTTCTCCGAGGCCCCGGTGGAGGATCCGCTGCCGTGGATGCTGACTGACCGCCGGCGCTACAAGGTGAAGCACGTCGAGGACGTCCTGTGGCTGCGGATCCTGGACCCAGTGGCCGCACTTGCTGCCAGAGGATACTTCGGCGACGGCACGGTAGTGCTCGACGTCAACGATCCGATGGCGCTGGCAGCGGGGAGTTTCGTGCTCGAGGTACGCGGCGGCGTCGGAACCGTGCGTCCGGCCGCAGCCGGAAAAGAAGCGGACACGCCGCGGGTGCAGCTGACTGCCGCGGCACTCGGTTCCCTGTATCTGGGGGCCGTGAGTGCGCGGACACTGGCGGCAGCCGGGTCGGTGCAGGCCGGGGAAGCGGCCCTGGGCGTCCTGGACGAGCTGTTTTCGGCCGGACCGGCGCCTTACTGCAGCACGCATTTCTAATCACCTGAGTGGCAGTCGCGTATTTTTCAGCCACGGACCGGCAGTTCCCTTTGACCTGCGTTGGCGGGTCCGGCTAGACTGATCGGGCGCGTAATAGCGCAAGTTATAACCAATCCTGTCCATCTCCGGGCAAACAAGCTGTTCGTCTTCGGCACTTTCGTGCCTTCGGCAATCACTTGGGCAAGTATCTTGCCTGCGGGGGCCACCCGGCCCAACCGCCGGTTAGTGGAAACCAGTCCGGAATACAAAACAACTTCCACATCGGAGTCCCAACTACATGACCATCACCACCAACGAGAAGTCCGGTACCCCGCAGGTCGCCATCAACGACATCGGTACTGCCGAGGACTTCCTCGCCGCGATTGACGCAACGATCAAGTACTTCAACGACGGCGATCTCGTCGAAGGTACCGTTGTCAAGGTTGACCGCGACGAGGTCCTGCTCGACATCGGTTACAAGACCGAGGGTGTCATCCCTTCCCGCGAGCTTTCCATCAAGCACGACGTTGATCCCGGAGACGTTGTCTCCGTTGGCGATCAGGTCGAAGCCCTGGTGCTCACCAAGGAAGACAAAGAAGGCCGTCTGATCCTCTCCAAGAAGCGTGCTCAGTACGAGCGTGCCTGGGGCGACATCGAGAAGGTCAAGGAAGAAGACGGCGTCGTTACCGGTACCGTCATCGAGGTTGTCAAGGGTGGTCTTATCCTCGACATCGGGCTGCGCGGCTTCCTGCCGGCATCCCTCGTGGAGATGCGTCGCGTCCGCGACCTGGCTCCGTACATCGGTCAGCAGATCGAAGCCAAGATCATCGAGCTGGACAAGAACCGCAACAACGTTGTTCTGTCCCGCCGTGCCTGGCTCGAGCAGACCCAGTCCGAGGTTCGTTCCACGTTCCTCAACAAGCTGGAAAAGGGCCAGGTTCGTCCCGGCGTTGTTTCCTCCATCGTCAACTTCGGTGCATTCGTGGACCTTGGCGGCGTAGACGGCCTCGTCCACGTTTCCGAGCTGTCCTGGAAGCACATCGACCACCCCTCCGAGGTTGTCGAAGTTGGCCAGGAAGTCACCGTTGAGGTTCTGGAAGTTGACCTTGACCGCGAGCGTGTCTCCCTGTCGCTGAAGGCTACGCAGGAAGATCCGTGGCAGACCTTCGCCCGCACCCACGCCCTCGGCCAGGTTGTTCCGGGTAAGGTCACCAAGCTGGTTCCGTTCGGTGCGTTCGTCCGCGTCGAAGACGGCATCGAAGGCCTGGTCCACATCTCCGAACTGGCTGTCCGCCACGTGGAGCTCGCCGAGCAGGTTGTCTCCGTTGGTGACGAACTGTTCGTCAAGGTCATCGACATCGATCTCGAGCGTCGCCGCATCTCGCTGTCCCTCAAGCAGGCCAACGAGGGTGTCGATCCCGAGGGCACCGAGTTCGATCCGGCTCTGTACGGCATGGCCGCAGAGTACGACGAAGCCGGCAACTACAAGTACCCGGAGGGCTTCGACCCCGAGTCCAACGAATGGCTCGAAGGCTACGAAACCCAGCGCGCAGCTTGGGAGCAGCAGTACGCTGACGCCCAGGCTCGTTGGGAAGCCCACAAGAAGCAGGTCGCTCAGCACAACTCCGAGGACATCGCTGCTGCTTCGGAATCCACCGATTCCGGCACCACCAGCTACTCCTCCGAGCCGGCCGTTGCCGAGACGGGTGCCGGCACGCTGGCTTCCGACGAAGCCCTGGCTGCACTGCGCGAGAAGCTCACGGGAAACTAATTCCCACTGGTTCCGCTGTCCGGTAAGCCGGACCGTGTAACTGCCTAAAGCGGGCCTCCACTTCGGTGGGGGTCCGCTTTTGCGTGTAAGGGCGTGTCTGTGTGCGGACGGGTGGGCGGCACCCTGGGGTAGGGCCGGAGAACCGTTCTTGGATGACGATCAGGGGGGATCAGGGGGAGATCATGGCGGAACAACGGCGGAAGCCGGATCCGGTGCCGAGTTCGCGGCCCTGATGACCGCCTCGGTGCTCACCACCGTCGTCGGCGCCTACGCCGCGCTCGTGGAATTCGTTGTCCTGCTGTTCCTGTTCTGGCTGGGTCCGGAACCGGCGTTCCCCATGGCGGATTCTGCGGGATGACCCGGACTGCGCCTAGGCCGAGTCCCGCACCACCAGCGATGTCGGGAGGCGGTTGACCCGTTCGGTCGGCCTGCCTTCAATCAGGTCCACCAGCACCTCCGCCATCTTTGCCCCGAGGGCGGTGATCGGGTGGTGGATGGTTGTCAGGGCAGGACTAAGGCTGGTGGCGTAGTAGTCGTCGTCGAACCCCACCACGGCAATATCCTCCGGGATGCGCAGACCGCGTTCCTGCAGCACCGAATACGCACCCGACGCCATCTGGTCGTTTGCCGCGAACACAGCGTCGATCTCCCTGCCGCGGTCCAGCAGGCGGCGCATCGCGGCCGCCCCGGAGGCTACGGTAAAGTCCCCGGTCTCCACCAGGGCGTCATCCAGGCCTGCCCGGCGGACTTCCGCCCGCCAGCCGGCGAGCCGGTCCACACCCGCAAGCATGTCCTGCGGCCCGGCGATCGTGGCAATGCTCCGCCGTCCGGCGCCGGTGAGCCTGGCCGTGGCCGCCGCAGCGCCTTCCTCATTGTCCACTTCCACGAAGTAGCTCTGGCCGGCGTCCACCAGCGGACGCCCGGCGAAAACCACCGGCAGCTGGCCGTTCAACCGCTCCCAGGAATGGTCGCCCGTGTGGTGTGAAACCACGAGCACGCCGTCCACGTTGCCGCCCAGCAGGTAGCGGCGGGTTTTCTCCGGGTTGGATTCCGAGGAGGTCACCATGTTGAGCATGTATTCGGTGGTGTTCAGGTAGCGGGCGATTCCTTCCACCACACTGGCGAAGAAGGGATCCGCAAAGACCTTGGAGGTGGACTCCGGAACGAGCAGGGTCACCGTATACGTCCGCCGGCTGGCCAGGGTCCGGGCGGCGCGGTTGGGTACATAGTTCAGCGCCCTGACGGCCTTTTCCACCGAGTCGGCCATGCTCGGGTCAACTGACGGCGAACCGTTGACCACCCGGGACACCGTGGCCCTGGAAACGCCGGCCAGGGCGGCCACCATTTCCAGGGTCGGTGCGGGGCGCGCCTGGCCGGATTCAGCACTCACAGTTTTCTCCTACGCGACTGAGGGCTGAGACGCCCGATCGGTGCCCAGTTTACGGGACGTCACACCATCGACGCGGCAGCCGTCCCACGGGTGCCGGAATCTTCGCCCCGGCTGGCTGCGATCAGCTGGCTGTAGGCAAGGCCGCTGTCCTTGACGGTGCGTTCCTGGGTGTCGTAATCCACCCGGACAATGCCGAAACGCTTGCTGTAGCCCCAGGACCACTCAAAGTTGTCCATCAGGGACCACACGAAGTAGCCGCGGACGTCTGCTCCCGCCTCAATTGCACGGCCGACCGCGGCGATGTGGTCCATGATGAAGCCGGTCCGTTCGGCATCCGGCACGCTTCCGTCGTCGCTCACGACGTCGTCGTAGGCAGCCCCGTTTTCGGTGATGTACAGCGGCGGCAGCGCCGGGTACTCCTCACCGAGGCGGACCAGGAGCCGGCGGAGCCCGTCGGGGTTGACCTCCCAGTCCATGGCGGTGCGGGGCAGGCCGCGGCTCGGGAAGGTGATGTGTTCGGCGCCGATCCACGGCGACGCAGCTTCCCGGCCGGAACCGCCGGAGTGGCCGTCCGTTCCGCTGTTATCCGGATGCCCGCTGATGAGGTCATCGTGGTAGTGGTTGACGCCGAGGAAGTCGATCGGGGCGGAGATGATGTCCAGGTCACCTGGGTGGATGACCTCGCCCAGGCCGAACGGTTCCAGGTCCTTCAGTGAATCCTCCGGATAGGCGCCGCGCAGGATGGGGTCCAGGAAGATCCGGTTCTGCAGGGAGTCAAAAAGCCGGGCGGCTTCCAGATCCACGGGGTCAGCGGGATCGCGGGGGATGGAGTTGCTGAGGTTCAGGGTAATCCCCAGCTCCTGCGCACCCCGGCTCCGCAGTTCGTTGACTGCCAGTCCATGCGCCAGATGCTGGTGGTGCACGGCTGCCACCGCTGCCCGCGGTTCCTGCCGGCCCGGAGCGTGTACCCCGGACCCGTAGCCCAGCAGGGACGAGCAGAACGGTTCGTTGAAGGTGGTCCAATGCTGCACCCGGTCCCCAAGGGCGGAGTAGACATCATTGGCGTACTCAACAAAGCGGTACGCAGTGTCCCGGTTGGCCCAGCCGCCCTTCTCTTCCAGGGCCTGCGGCAGATCCCAGTGGTAGAGGGTGAGCCAGGGCAGGATCCCGGCGCCGAGGAGTTCATCCACCAGGCGGGAGTAGAAGTCCAGCCCCGCACTGTTGGCGCCGCTGTCTCCCGGCCGCACCCGTGCCCAGCTGGTGGAGAAGCGGTAGGAGTCTAGTCCAAGGTCCTTCATCAGGGCGACGTCGGCGGGCATCCGGTGGTAATGGTCCACCGCGGTTGCCGGGGTGTCGGAGTTCCTGATGTTTCCGGGGGTGCGGGCGAATGCGTCCCACACGGAGTCTTCCTTCCCGTCCTCCCACGCGGCTCCTTCAACCTGGGCGGCCGCCGTGGCGGACCCCCAGATAAAGCCGGCCGGGAAATTCTTCCACTCCGTGGCGTTGTTCGTCATTAGCCCTTCACTGCTCCCTGCATGATTCCGGATATAAGTTGTTTGCCTGCCACCGCAAAGAGGATGAGCAGGGGAATGGTTGCCAGCACGGCACCGGTAAGGACCACCGAGTAGTCGGTATACCGGTTGGACTGCAGCTGGCTCAGGGCCGTCTGCAGGGTGGGATTGCCGGCGTCGAGTACCAGCAGCGGCCACAGGAAGTCCGTCCACGCCGACATGAACGTAAACAGGCTGAGGATGGCCATCGCCGGCCGCGCGGCGGGCAGGGCCACATGCCAGAAGGTCTTGATCATGTTGGCGCCGTCCATCCGCGCGGATTCGATCAGCTCGTCCGGGATGACGTCCACCAGGTACTGGCGCATAAAGAACACTCCGAAGGCGGTCACGAGTGTCGGAATGATTACCGCACCGATCTCACCGGTCCAGCCATAATGCCGCATCACCATGAAGAGGGGGATGATGCCGAGCTGGGTCGGAATCGCCATGGTTGCCACTACTGCGACCATCAGCCCGTTGTTCCCGCGGAACCGCAGCTTCGCAAAGGCGTACCCCGCCAGCGTGGAGAACATCACCACGGAAACGGTGATGATGGTCGAGATCAGGATGCTGTTCCACAAGGCCGTCCAGAACGGAATCGTGTCGAACACCTCGGCAACATTGGTCCAGAAATTCCCCCCTGGCAGCAGCGGCGGCCAGGTGAGGCTCAATGCCTCATTGGACCGGCTCCCCAC is a window of Arthrobacter sp. zg-Y1171 DNA encoding:
- the polA gene encoding DNA polymerase I, which gives rise to MSESTKLATTPLSSNINGDINGNTGDDGKSSVDNGGTAVETPGTPGAAPVSLGTVNAGGHNRLLVIDGHSMAFRAFYALPAENFSTDTGQHTNAVYGFTSMLINLIKEEKPTHVAVAFDLDTPTFRSEEYTEYKGGRNKTPEEFHGQIDLIIKVMEAMRIPTLSMDGYEADDILATLAEKASALNWDVMVVSGDRDAFQLVDDHVTVFYPKKGVSDLPRMDAAAVEAKYLVPPDKYSDLAALVGESADNLPGVPGVGPKTAAKWIKLYGGLEGILENLDSIKGKVGDSLRENIEDVKRNRRLNRLLRDLDLPVDLEAMAAQRPDREAIEELFDALQFNALRKRLFDVYGEDEGEAAAHAEVPAPEHSIITDAGELDSWFRAANQARTAVQLVTEGAAGARDVVGIALVTDASAAYVPLTELDSAAEQVLADWLADLDAPKVVHDFKEAYKALAARGLHLAGEVDDTAISGYLIQPDRRSYELADLAQYHLKMNIVPAAAASNQLELSLGDEDAATPAVSKAFAALRLSEHFAGQLVERGANQLLGGLELPLSEVLAEMELAGIAVSSEKLDRLLDDFSATITRASEEAFRIIGKEINLGSPKQLQAVLFDELGLPKTKKIKTGYSTDADALTDLIVKTGHPFLEQLLAFRDASKLRSTVEGLRKSVADDGRIHTTYAQTVAATGRLSSVNPNLQNIPIRSEEGRRIREVFVVGEGYDSLLTADYSQIEMRIMAHLSGDEGLISAFQAGEDLHRFVGSHVFNVAPEEVTSAMRSKVKAMSYGLVYGLSSFGLSKQLAIPVDEARTLIRDYFERFGAVRDYLRGVVEQARKDGFTSTIEGRRRYLPDLSSDNRQLREMAERAALNAPIQGSAADIIKKAMLGVDSELKAQGLKSRMLLQVHDELVLEVAAGERDAVEKLVREQMGSAADLSVPLDVSVGEGISWHEAGH
- a CDS encoding GNAT family N-acetyltransferase yields the protein MDTDHSTDCTDSTADGLRFASFPAGYDAADPGKADERTARWFDAVNLGFHEDRTKAEGLPAQVDGYRRDGRVLTAVYDDGLPEYAWDPAVPVATYGTMVNDLNVGGSELLPAHLVTAVTVRPTHRRRGILRRMITADLTRAKDSGLALAALTASEATIYGRFGFGAATSTAGVELDTRGGLEFAAPPRGSIAIADADKLRGLAPEIFRAHLERTFGALGRQYAYAMRAAGEWSGENTQPDLAVRGVLRYNADGVPDGYAAYKSLGWQNEPHTVKVTDLVAASDEAYRELWRYLGSIDLVDRLSFSEAPVEDPLPWMLTDRRRYKVKHVEDVLWLRILDPVAALAARGYFGDGTVVLDVNDPMALAAGSFVLEVRGGVGTVRPAAAGKEADTPRVQLTAAALGSLYLGAVSARTLAAAGSVQAGEAALGVLDELFSAGPAPYCSTHF
- the rpsA gene encoding 30S ribosomal protein S1; the protein is MTITTNEKSGTPQVAINDIGTAEDFLAAIDATIKYFNDGDLVEGTVVKVDRDEVLLDIGYKTEGVIPSRELSIKHDVDPGDVVSVGDQVEALVLTKEDKEGRLILSKKRAQYERAWGDIEKVKEEDGVVTGTVIEVVKGGLILDIGLRGFLPASLVEMRRVRDLAPYIGQQIEAKIIELDKNRNNVVLSRRAWLEQTQSEVRSTFLNKLEKGQVRPGVVSSIVNFGAFVDLGGVDGLVHVSELSWKHIDHPSEVVEVGQEVTVEVLEVDLDRERVSLSLKATQEDPWQTFARTHALGQVVPGKVTKLVPFGAFVRVEDGIEGLVHISELAVRHVELAEQVVSVGDELFVKVIDIDLERRRISLSLKQANEGVDPEGTEFDPALYGMAAEYDEAGNYKYPEGFDPESNEWLEGYETQRAAWEQQYADAQARWEAHKKQVAQHNSEDIAAASESTDSGTTSYSSEPAVAETGAGTLASDEALAALREKLTGN
- a CDS encoding LacI family DNA-binding transcriptional regulator is translated as MVAALAGVSRATVSRVVNGSPSVDPSMADSVEKAVRALNYVPNRAARTLASRRTYTVTLLVPESTSKVFADPFFASVVEGIARYLNTTEYMLNMVTSSESNPEKTRRYLLGGNVDGVLVVSHHTGDHSWERLNGQLPVVFAGRPLVDAGQSYFVEVDNEEGAAAATARLTGAGRRSIATIAGPQDMLAGVDRLAGWRAEVRRAGLDDALVETGDFTVASGAAAMRRLLDRGREIDAVFAANDQMASGAYSVLQERGLRIPEDIAVVGFDDDYYATSLSPALTTIHHPITALGAKMAEVLVDLIEGRPTERVNRLPTSLVVRDSA
- a CDS encoding GH1 family beta-glucosidase, whose amino-acid sequence is MTNNATEWKNFPAGFIWGSATAAAQVEGAAWEDGKEDSVWDAFARTPGNIRNSDTPATAVDHYHRMPADVALMKDLGLDSYRFSTSWARVRPGDSGANSAGLDFYSRLVDELLGAGILPWLTLYHWDLPQALEEKGGWANRDTAYRFVEYANDVYSALGDRVQHWTTFNEPFCSSLLGYGSGVHAPGRQEPRAAVAAVHHQHLAHGLAVNELRSRGAQELGITLNLSNSIPRDPADPVDLEAARLFDSLQNRIFLDPILRGAYPEDSLKDLEPFGLGEVIHPGDLDIISAPIDFLGVNHYHDDLISGHPDNSGTDGHSGGSGREAASPWIGAEHITFPSRGLPRTAMDWEVNPDGLRRLLVRLGEEYPALPPLYITENGAAYDDVVSDDGSVPDAERTGFIMDHIAAVGRAIEAGADVRGYFVWSLMDNFEWSWGYSKRFGIVRVDYDTQERTVKDSGLAYSQLIAASRGEDSGTRGTAAASMV
- a CDS encoding carbohydrate ABC transporter permease, with amino-acid sequence MPRTQPQPVRRGPALRHRLLGNGLRPGYLTYGLLLAFFIGSSYPLWWSAVVGSRSNEALSLTWPPLLPGGNFWTNVAEVFDTIPFWTALWNSILISTIITVSVVMFSTLAGYAFAKLRFRGNNGLMVAVVATMAIPTQLGIIPLFMVMRHYGWTGEIGAVIIPTLVTAFGVFFMRQYLVDVIPDELIESARMDGANMIKTFWHVALPAARPAMAILSLFTFMSAWTDFLWPLLVLDAGNPTLQTALSQLQSNRYTDYSVVLTGAVLATIPLLILFAVAGKQLISGIMQGAVKG